A stretch of the Capsicum annuum cultivar UCD-10X-F1 chromosome 8, UCD10Xv1.1, whole genome shotgun sequence genome encodes the following:
- the LOC107839440 gene encoding annexin D4, with product MADVDPYVALTKAFSGLGVDEKLFISLLGKWDRNERESYRSHTTGIFVEDERQFQRWNDHHLLQLRQEFLRLKDAVVVYTMHPWERDARLFNEALLKGSQHHILIETACTRSSQQLLGARHAYHSLFEHSIEEDIAFRIKTPERKLLVALVSSHRYEGPRVDSNLAKAEAMVFVNAIKNADTMEQLVEDEEIVRILSTRSKLRLKAIYDHYKEITGNFLDEDLDGDLTLKQVVQCLCAPQAYFSNILISSLRLDVEESAKDSVTRIMVTKADDEDMKLIKEEFQSKYGTPLAAKIKDVANGSYRDFLLTIISKSD from the exons ATGGCAGATGTTGATCCATATGTAGCTCTCACAAAGGCTTTCTCAG gACTTGGTGTGGATGAGAAATTGTTCATCTCATTACTGGGGAAATGGGATCGCAATGAGAGGGAATCCTACAGATCACACACTACTGGTATATTCGTAGAAGATGAACGCCAATTCCAGAGATGGAATGATCACCATCTCCTCCAGCTTCGTCAGGAATTTTTGCGTCTTAAG GATGCTGTAGTGGTGTATACAATGCATCCATGGGAAAGAGATGCTCGTTTGTTTAACGAGGCATTATTGAAAGGATCTCAACATCATATTCTCATCGAGACTGCTTGCACTCGATCTTCTCAACAACTTTTGGGCGCAAGACATGCCTATCATTCCCTTTTCGAACACTCTATTGAGGAAGATATAGCATTCCGTATCAAAACTCCTGAAAGAAAGCTTCTAGTTGCTCTTGTGAGTTCCCACCGTTATGAAGGGCCACGAGTTGACAGCAACCTTGCAAAAGCTGAGGCTATGGTGTTTGTGAATGCAATAAAAAATGCTGACACGATGGAGCAGCTGGTTGAAGATGAAGAGATTGTGAGGATACTCTCAACTAGAAGCAAGCTCCGTCTTAAGGCCATCTATGACCACTACAAGGAAATCACTGGCAACTTCTTGGACGAg GATCTTGATGGTGACTTGACCTTGAAACAAGTAGTTCAATGCCTTTGTGCACCTCAAGCATACTTCAGCAAT ATTTTGATCTCGTCCTTAAGATTGGATGTGGAGGAATCTGCTAAAGACTCAGTGACCCGAATCATGGTTACGAAAGCAGACGACGAAGATATGAAGTTGATCAAAGAAGAATTCCAGAGCAAATATGGAACTCCTCTGGCTGCAAAGATTAAAGATGTTGCTAATGGAAGCTACAGGGATTTCTTGCTCACCATAATTTCAAAATCTGACTAA
- the LOC107839441 gene encoding annexin D3, giving the protein MGTLRIPDVVPSPTEDSQTLMKSFKGLGTNEKSVISVLGHRNASQRKKIRETYQQLYNRSLVDDIFSELSGDFRKAVVLWTYEPSERDARLANEALKSRKKTITQLQVMVEIACASSPDHLVAVRQAYHGLFNCSLEEDIAANVPMPVQKILIGLIRSYRYDKELVDPTIANKEAAILRETIRTKQLDSDNFLLILSTRNAYQLRATFECYKQNYGFSIDQDIKSCGKGLLESILKVVIWCIDSPEKHFAEVVRASIVGIGTDEDSLTRAIVTRAEVDMMKVRGEYFIANKTSLDNAVIDDTSGDYMKFLMTLLGAKV; this is encoded by the exons ATGGGTACATTGAGAATACCAGATGTTGTCCCTTCTCCAACTGAAGACTCTCAAACTCTCATGAAATCCTTCAAAG GACTGGGAACTAATGAGAAGTCAGTGATATCGGTGTTGGGACACAGAAATGCGAGCCAGAGGAAGAAGATCAGGGAAACCTATCAGCAACTTTACAACAGGTCCCTAGTCGATGACATCTTTTCTGAATTGTCTGGTGATTTCAGG AAAGCAGTCGTCCTGTGGACATATGAGCCTTCTGAAAGAGATGCGCGACTAGCTAACGAAGCCTTGAAGTCAAGAAAGAAGACCATCACCCAATTGCAAGTGATGGTAGAGATAGCTTGTGCATCATCTCCTGATCATCTGGTTGCGGTGAGACAAGCATATCATGGCCTTTTCAACTGTTCACTTGAAGAAGATATCGCAGCAAATGTCCCTATGCCTGTTCAAAAG ATTCTTATTGGTCTAATCAGGTCCTACAGATATGATAAGGAATTGGTGGATCCTACCATTGCAAATAAGGAAGCTGCGATCCTTCGTGAAACAATAAGGACTAAACAGTTGGATTCAGATAACTTTCTGTTGATACTCAGCACCAGGAATGCGTATCAGCTTAGAGCAACTTTTGAGTGCTACAAGCAAAATTATGGATTCTCCATTGACCAG GACATTAAGAGCTGTGGAAAGGGTCTGTTGGAATCTATACTGAAGGTGGTTATCTGGTGCATTGATTCGCCAGAGAAACATTTTGCTGAG GTTGTCAGAGCCTCGATTGTTGGGATTGGAACTGATGAGGATTCCCTAACTAGAGCGATTGTTACTCGAGCTGAAGTTGATATGATGAAAGTCAGGGGAGAGTATTTCATCGCGAACAAGACTAGCCTTGATAATGCAGTTATCGATGACACATCGGGTGATTACATGAAGTTCCTGATGACACTGCTTGGGGCCAAGGTCTAG